One genomic window of Nerophis lumbriciformis linkage group LG29, RoL_Nlum_v2.1, whole genome shotgun sequence includes the following:
- the cep41 gene encoding centrosomal protein of 41 kDa, with amino-acid sequence MSLYRGIGGNKYMTKRIPKNAKYQHIKTKLDTGVSLTKYLERLEDIKKNYKFNRGEIYKRFKVTTFAELILQVASVSDFAECVSGDSSHGLDDGDSVMVAKAEAESNGSPERLGPSGRQDGAQEQDSGQNRSTLLSVINGVGELNMNGDKSKAPDNVDPDKPYPDCPYLLLDMRDRDNYDQCHIISAYSFPMAMLSRTMNPYTKEVLEYKNTDGKIIIVYDEDERIASHGATMMCQRGFENLFLLSGGLKAVAQKFPEGMTTGTLPLSCQPPPAPSKWKKCLASPPPPPSRVADKRWRFTADELTRIEGQLENIAVNSSRTSSRMSTCSSLSKISSVHTSHTSSTSGRDGHVQRPWK; translated from the exons ATGTCGCTGTACAGAGGCATCGGCGGAAATAAG TACATGACCAAACGCATACCGAAGAATGCAAAGTATCAGCACATCAAAACAAAACTGGACACAG GGGTCAGCCTCACCAAGTATTTGGAGCGCCTAGAGGACATCAAAAAGA ACTACAAGTTTAACCGAGGGGAAATCTACAAACGCTTTAAAGTGACAACATTTGCAGAACTG ATCCTCCAGGTGGCGTCCGTGTCGGACTTCGCCGAATGTGTCAGTGGGGATTCCAGTCACGGCCTGGACG ACGGTGACAGCGTGATGGTGGCAAAGGCAGAGGCGGAGTCAAACGGCTCACCTGAGAGGTTGGGACCGTCAGGGCGTCAGGACGGTGCACAGGAGCAAGACTCTGGCCAGAACAGGTCTACACTGCTAAG CGTCATCAATGGTGTGGGCGAGCTGAACATGAACGGCGACAAAAGCAAGGCGCCGGACAACGTGGACCCCGATAAGCCGTACCCGGACTGCCCCTACCTGCTGCTGGACATGCGTGACCGCGACAACTACGATCAGTGCCACATCATCAGCG CTTACAGTTTCCCCATGGCTATGCTGTCACGCACCATGAACCCTTACACCAAGGAAGTGCTGGAATAT AAGAACACAGACGGCAAGATCATCATCGTGTACGACGAGGACGAGCGTATCGCCAGCCACGGTGCCACCATGATGTGCCAGCGAGGCTTTGAGAACCTCTTCCTGCTCAGCGGAG GTCTGAAGGCGGTGGCTCAGAAGTTCCCTGAGGGCATGACCACGGGCACCTTGCCGCTGTCCTGCCAGCCTCCTCCCGCGCCCTCCAAGTGGAAGAAGTGCCTTGCTTCGCCACCGCCGCCGCCCTCGCGCGTGGCCGACAAAAGATGGCGCTTCACCGCTGACGAGCTCACCAGGATCGAAGGCCAGCTGGAGAACATCGCCGTCAACAGCA GTCGTACGTCCAGTCGCATGTCCACCTGCAGCAGTCTGTCCAAAATATCCAGTGTTCACACTTCTCACACGTCCTCCACGTCCGGCAGGGACGGCCATGTTCAGAGGCCCTGGAAGTAG